The following proteins are encoded in a genomic region of Takifugu rubripes chromosome 21, fTakRub1.2, whole genome shotgun sequence:
- the LOC101071861 gene encoding serine protease inhibitor 2.1-like has translation MNATRCVWILSIIICVARGHVGNDIGQNQKEQDTSADNSTESLSLVTAANREFAFRLYRSLAANPDSQGKNIFFSPVSVSVALAALAVGARGETHRQLFRGLAFNSTWLSQTDVDQAFQSLFEKTKKASNEVTSEGTAVFMDNLFKPQPEFLDTLKKSYFADGFNVDFTKSSESANTINKYVEEKTSGKIDKLVESLDPTTVMYLISYIYFKGKWETPFDPDLTKEDLFMVDEKTKVPVQMMNIEKRFETYRDQMFNTSVLHLPFNSSHSMLLLLPDDMAKLENAISAAHVTKWLKWMKYRKYSVYIPKFSIKTSYSLKTVLTEMGMVDMFGDRADLSGIAEGQQLAVSEVVHQATLDVDEAGATAAAATGITITLHSYYYVPVLKFNRPFMVIITDHSSDNILFMGKITNPNL, from the exons ATGAACGCCACCCGGTGTGTCTGGATTTTGTCCATAATCATCTGCGTGGCCAGAGGCCATGTGGGGAACGACATTGGTCAAAACCAGAAGGAGCAGGACACCTCAGCTGACAACAGCACTGAGAGCCTTTCACTGGTCACTGCAGCCAACAGAGAGTTTGCCTTCAGGCTGTACAGGAGCTTAGCTGCTAACCCTGACTCACAAGGCAAGAACATCTTCTTCTCCCCAGTCAGTGTGTCTGTCGCCTTGGCCGCTTTGGCGGTTGGAGCGCGTGGAGAAACCCACCGACAGCTTTTCAGAGGTTTGGCTTTCAACAGCACCTGGCTGAGCCAGACGGATGTAGACCAGGCTTTTCAGAGCCTCTTTGAAAAGACGAAGAAGGCGTCCAATGAAGTCACCAGTGAAGGGACGGCTGTATTTATGGACAACCTCTTCAAACCACAGCCTGAGTTCCTGGACACCTTGAAAAAGTCCTACTTTGCAGATGGATTCAATGTTGATTTCACCAAAAGCAGCGAGAGCGCCAACACCATCAACAAGTATGTGGAGGAGAAGACCAGTGGGAAGATTGACAAACTGGTAGAAAGTCTAGATCCCACAACAGTCATGTATCTAATCAGCTATATCTATTTTAAAG gaaaatgggAAACTCCGTTTGATCCAGATCTGACCAAGGAGGACTTATTCATGGTGGATGAAAAGACCAAG gttccagttcagatgatgaATATTGAGAAGAGATTTGAAACCTATCGTGACCAGATGTTTAACACATCGGTCCTTCACCTCCCATTTAACAGCTCTCActccatgttgctgctgttgccggaCGACATGGCAAAACTGGAGAATGCAATTTCTGCCGCTCATGTTACCAAATGGCTGAAATGGATGAAATACAG GAAATACAGTGTTTATATTCCCAAATTCTCCATCAAAACATCATACTCACTGAAGACTGTGTTGACTGAAATGGGGATGGTAGACATGTTTGGTGACAGGGCAGACTTGAGTGGTATTGCAGAGGGGCAACAACTGGCAGTCTCAGag GTTGTCCATCAAGCTACCCTGGATGTTGATGAGGCTGGAGCCACTGCCGCAGCTGCTACAGGCATCACAATAACACTTCACTCCTATTATTATGTTCCAGTCCTGAAGTTCAATCGTCCCTTCATGGTTATCATCACTGACCACAGCTCAGATAATATCCTCTTCATGGGCAAGATTACCAACCCAAACCTCTGA
- the LOC115247512 gene encoding uncharacterized protein, which yields MGCCCSKTEEWRDSDSDSDSESISGIDSDISSLSDILHYSGWSTKTVEHRQHTTAGTQHAWLDAELKGDSRCKEEPEVLRNPTRGVGPTLDSDPCVALPRLSTGGEENTPVGSKPSKPVQSTLVEPLSVALMVTEASGDHQRPKVDPKPQRDEKGGEELHVLTTAPPQAFKTTTRSVGCMCDIDADDLEQELSQCATAGATDESINRAANQVINTSSWTRPWFIPNTSSWTRPWFIPNTSSWTRPWFIPNTSSWTRPWFIPNTPSWTRPC from the exons atggggtgctgctgtagtaagactgaggagtggagagacagcgacagcgacagcgacagcgaaaGCATCAGCGGCATCgacagtgacatcagcagtctgtcagacatCCTGCACTACAGTGGATGGAGCACGAAGAcggtggagcacaggcagcacaccaccgcaggaacccagcatgcatggttggatgcagagcttaaaggagacagcagatgtaaggaggaacctgaggttctTAGGAACCCAACACGTGGTGTCGGGCCCACCCTTGATTCAGatccctgtgtggcgctgcccagactaagcacaggcggagaggaaaacactccagttgggtcaaagccgtccaaaccGGTCCAGTCAACTCTTGTTGAGCCGCTGTCCGTTGCCCTCATGGTGACTGAGGCATCAGGTGACCATCAGAGGCCGAAGGTTGATCCAAAACCCCAACGCGATGAAAAGGGCGGCGAGGAGTTACACGTGTTAACGACGGCTCCGCCTCAGGCCTTCAAAACAACGACCCGCAGCGTCGGCTGCATGTGCgacattgatgctgatgaccttgAGCAAGAGCTGAGCCAGtgtgcaacagcaggagcaacagatgAGTCCATCAACCGTGCTGCAAACCAGGTTattaacacctcctcctggaccagaccctggttcattcctaacacctcctcctggaccagaccctggttcattcctaACACCTcgtcctggaccagaccctggttcatcccgaacacctcctcctggaccagaccctggttcattcctaACAccccctcctggaccagaccctg CTGA